In Streptomyces canus, one DNA window encodes the following:
- a CDS encoding SMP-30/gluconolactonase/LRE family protein: MALADRSFARRTLLTTTAALTGAALLGGTAHAAETRHAAWPAQFSLPDGFQPEGITIGSEPCAYFGSLANGDIYRASLATGRGKIVAKGAGRPTVGLKIDRHGRLFLAGGDSGEIRTVDARSGETEQVYATGGTFVNDVILTPGAAWFTDSFKPVLYKLAQGAVTTVPLTGDWQQGPDFTANGIERTPDGRALLVVNDYANGGGLMRVDPRTGTARAVDLGTAKLPNGDGLLLLGRILYAVQQQQNAIDVFRLNDVGTRGTALTRITDPRFRIPTTVAAWGRHLYLPNARFDVEPTPTTEYDAVAVPQV, from the coding sequence GTGGCACTCGCAGACCGTTCCTTCGCACGTCGCACACTCCTGACCACGACCGCCGCGCTGACCGGAGCAGCCCTGCTCGGCGGCACCGCGCACGCGGCCGAGACCCGGCACGCCGCGTGGCCCGCGCAGTTTTCCCTCCCCGACGGCTTCCAGCCCGAGGGCATCACCATCGGCTCCGAGCCCTGCGCCTACTTCGGCTCCCTCGCGAACGGAGACATCTACCGGGCGAGCCTCGCCACCGGCCGCGGCAAGATCGTCGCCAAGGGCGCCGGACGCCCGACGGTCGGTCTCAAGATCGACCGGCACGGCAGACTCTTCCTCGCCGGCGGCGACAGCGGCGAGATACGGACCGTGGACGCCCGCTCCGGCGAGACCGAACAGGTCTACGCCACCGGCGGCACCTTCGTGAACGACGTGATCCTCACCCCGGGCGCCGCCTGGTTCACCGACTCCTTCAAGCCGGTGCTCTACAAGCTGGCCCAGGGCGCGGTGACGACCGTACCGCTGACCGGGGACTGGCAGCAGGGACCCGACTTCACGGCCAACGGCATCGAGCGCACCCCCGACGGCCGCGCCCTGCTCGTGGTGAACGACTACGCGAACGGCGGCGGCCTCATGCGGGTCGACCCGCGCACCGGCACCGCCCGCGCCGTCGACCTGGGCACGGCGAAACTGCCCAACGGCGACGGCCTGCTGCTGCTCGGCCGGATCCTCTACGCCGTCCAGCAGCAGCAGAACGCGATCGACGTGTTCCGGCTGAACGACGTCGGCACCCGGGGCACCGCGCTCACCCGCATCACCGACCCGCGCTTCCGCATCCCGACGACGGTGGCGGCCTGGGGCAGGCACCTGTATCTGCCCAACGCGCGCTTCGACGTGGAGCCGACACCCACCACCGAATACGACGCGGTGGCGGTGCCACAGGTCTGA
- a CDS encoding PAC2 family protein: protein MIELEGVPELIDPVMVAAFEGWNDAGDAASTAVAHLDKEWKGEVFAALDAEDYYDFQVNRPTVWLDGGVRKITWPTTRLSVVRVGGDKPRDLVLVRGIEPSMRWRSFCNELLGFAHELGVELVVILGALLGDTPHTRPVPISGTTSDADLAQRMDLEETKYEGPTGIVGILQEACTHAGVPAVSLWAAVPHYVSQPPNPKATLALLNRLEDLIDVRIPLGELAEDARAWQVGVDQLAAEDTEVAEYVQTLEEARDTAELPEASGEAIAREFERYLRRRDGGQPGQPGGHATADGSDSAAYLRDGPSGRAKPPKPQKPETEAGTEPETDDEDSSSED, encoded by the coding sequence GTGATCGAGCTCGAGGGGGTTCCCGAGCTGATCGACCCGGTCATGGTGGCCGCGTTCGAGGGCTGGAACGACGCCGGCGACGCCGCCTCCACCGCGGTCGCACATCTGGACAAGGAGTGGAAGGGCGAGGTGTTCGCGGCGCTCGACGCCGAGGACTACTACGACTTTCAGGTGAACCGCCCCACGGTGTGGCTGGACGGCGGAGTGCGCAAGATCACGTGGCCGACGACAAGGTTGTCGGTGGTCCGCGTCGGCGGCGACAAGCCGCGCGATCTCGTACTCGTCCGAGGCATCGAGCCGTCGATGCGATGGCGCTCGTTCTGCAACGAGTTGCTGGGCTTCGCCCACGAACTGGGCGTGGAGCTGGTCGTGATCCTCGGCGCGCTGCTCGGCGACACCCCGCACACCCGTCCGGTCCCGATCAGCGGGACCACGTCCGATGCGGACCTGGCCCAGCGGATGGACCTGGAGGAGACCAAGTACGAGGGCCCCACGGGCATCGTCGGCATCCTCCAGGAGGCCTGCACCCATGCGGGCGTACCCGCGGTGTCGCTGTGGGCGGCCGTACCGCACTATGTGTCGCAGCCGCCGAACCCGAAGGCGACGCTGGCCCTCCTGAACCGTCTGGAGGACCTGATCGACGTACGGATCCCGCTGGGCGAGCTGGCCGAGGACGCGCGCGCCTGGCAGGTGGGCGTGGACCAGCTGGCCGCCGAGGACACCGAGGTCGCGGAGTACGTCCAGACGCTGGAGGAGGCCCGGGACACCGCGGAGCTGCCGGAGGCCTCGGGCGAGGCGATCGCCCGGGAGTTCGAGCGGTATCTGCGGCGCCGGGACGGCGGTCAGCCGGGGCAGCCGGGCGGTCACGCGACCGCGGACGGCAGTGACAGCGCTGCCTATCTGCGGGACGGCCCCAGCGGTCGGGCGAAGCCTCCCAAGCCGCAGAAGCCGGAGACAGAGGCCGGGACGGAACCGGAGACGGACGACGAGGACTCGTCGTCGGAGGACTGA
- a CDS encoding FadR/GntR family transcriptional regulator, which translates to MAVTDEAIEKIKGMIVSGALRPGDRLPKESELASELGLSRNSLREAVRALSLIRILDVRQGDGTYVTSLDPQLLLEAMSFVVDFHRDDTVLEFLAVRRILEPAATAMAASRISEQQLDALSAQLDKLGDSPSVEELVASDLDFHRGIVQSSGNSVLCSLLDGLSGPTTRARIWRGLTQEDAVSRTLHEHRAILAALRDRDGEAARSWATVHIASVEQWLRSTL; encoded by the coding sequence ATGGCTGTCACCGACGAGGCGATCGAGAAGATCAAGGGAATGATCGTCTCCGGCGCGCTGCGCCCCGGCGACCGGCTCCCCAAGGAGAGCGAGCTCGCCTCCGAGCTGGGGCTGTCCCGCAACTCGCTGCGCGAGGCCGTGCGGGCGCTGTCGCTGATCCGCATCCTGGACGTACGGCAGGGCGACGGCACGTATGTGACCAGCCTGGATCCGCAACTCCTGCTGGAGGCGATGAGCTTCGTCGTCGACTTCCACCGCGACGACACGGTCCTGGAGTTCCTGGCCGTGCGCCGCATCCTGGAGCCGGCCGCCACGGCGATGGCCGCCTCCCGGATCAGTGAGCAGCAACTGGACGCGCTCTCCGCCCAGTTGGACAAGCTCGGCGACAGCCCGTCGGTGGAGGAGCTGGTGGCCTCCGACCTGGACTTCCACCGCGGGATCGTGCAGAGCTCCGGAAACTCCGTCCTCTGCTCGCTTCTTGACGGTCTGTCGGGTCCTACTACGCGGGCCCGGATCTGGCGTGGACTGACCCAGGAGGACGCGGTCAGCCGCACCCTGCACGAGCACCGCGCGATCCTCGCCGCCCTGCGCGACCGGGACGGCGAGGCGGCCCGGTCGTGGGCGACGGTGCACATCGCGAGCGTGGAGCAGTGGCTGCGATCCACTCTGTGA
- a CDS encoding nucleoside phosphorylase: MSQDLLPVTRIPRTGLPAHAVVVGDPARAAAVAALLDGAEEVSYHREYRVFSGSWKGVPVAVASHGVGGPGAILLFQELADAGAGTILRFGTAGAMKPGIGDGDLVIAEAAVRDDGVTQQLLPPEYPAVSAPEAVLALQRAARETGAPHHRGIVWTRAAFQPGLLPLFSYGGAGLAAIEMELSALLVTASLRGLVAGGVLVIDGANADELVDEEGTSVYDPHREVVVAGAERGAVVSLEALRLLAES; the protein is encoded by the coding sequence ATGAGCCAGGACCTGCTGCCCGTCACCCGCATACCCCGCACCGGGCTCCCGGCGCACGCGGTCGTCGTCGGCGACCCGGCCCGCGCGGCCGCCGTCGCCGCCCTCCTCGACGGCGCCGAGGAGGTGTCGTACCACCGCGAATACCGTGTGTTCAGCGGCAGTTGGAAGGGCGTGCCGGTCGCCGTCGCCTCGCACGGCGTGGGCGGCCCCGGTGCGATCCTGCTGTTCCAGGAGCTGGCCGACGCGGGGGCCGGCACGATCCTGCGGTTCGGCACGGCGGGCGCGATGAAGCCCGGGATCGGCGACGGCGATCTCGTCATCGCGGAGGCCGCCGTACGGGACGACGGGGTCACCCAGCAGCTGCTGCCCCCTGAGTACCCGGCGGTCTCGGCACCCGAGGCGGTCCTCGCGCTCCAGCGCGCGGCCCGAGAGACCGGGGCACCGCACCACCGGGGCATCGTCTGGACACGGGCGGCCTTCCAGCCCGGTCTCCTTCCCCTCTTCTCCTACGGCGGCGCCGGGCTCGCGGCGATCGAGATGGAGCTGTCGGCGCTGCTGGTCACCGCCTCGCTGCGAGGGCTCGTCGCCGGTGGTGTGCTCGTGATCGACGGGGCGAACGCGGACGAGCTGGTGGACGAGGAGGGCACCAGCGTCTACGACCCGCACCGGGAGGTCGTCGTGGCCGGTGCCGAGCGGGGTGCGGTGGTCTCCCTGGAGGCACTGCGGCTGCTCGCCGAGTCCTGA
- a CDS encoding phosphotransferase: MGYRILETDDIPAYLSERGHWEDLDDIAVREVSDGNMNRVFLASSADGTRSLAVKQALPWVRVAGPSWYGTHTSARIGELVAQLSFATSDFGMPSAERKALIAASVSPELCKITEDVVLSEPYLEHEHNHWHEGVADLAVSFRTDAELRTEVAELRHLFMTGAQALLHGDLHTGSVMVSIRDGAPVVRVFDPEFSFVGPIGFDLGLYWVNALVSEERARALGGLTDHADQLRLSWKAFEREFRRLWPTRVDTFFDDAYLDRFLRQVWTESLGYAGTEIIRRIIGFAHLTDLTTLEDPVAASRRALFIGRELIVNRRELTDVESVRAVVRAM; this comes from the coding sequence ATGGGCTACCGCATCCTGGAGACCGACGACATCCCGGCGTACCTGAGCGAGCGCGGCCACTGGGAGGACCTGGACGACATCGCCGTACGGGAGGTCTCCGACGGCAACATGAACCGGGTCTTCCTCGCCTCCTCGGCCGACGGCACCCGCAGCCTCGCCGTGAAGCAGGCCCTGCCCTGGGTGCGGGTGGCGGGCCCGTCCTGGTACGGCACCCACACCTCGGCCCGCATCGGTGAACTGGTCGCTCAACTCTCCTTCGCCACGAGCGACTTCGGTATGCCGTCGGCGGAGCGCAAGGCCCTGATCGCGGCCTCGGTGAGCCCCGAGCTCTGCAAGATCACGGAAGACGTGGTGTTGTCGGAGCCGTACCTCGAGCACGAACACAACCACTGGCACGAGGGCGTGGCCGACCTGGCGGTGTCCTTCCGGACGGACGCGGAGCTCCGCACGGAGGTGGCCGAGCTCAGGCACCTGTTCATGACCGGCGCCCAGGCCCTCCTGCACGGCGACCTCCACACCGGCAGCGTCATGGTCAGCATCCGTGACGGCGCCCCCGTGGTGCGGGTCTTCGACCCCGAGTTCTCCTTCGTGGGACCCATCGGCTTCGACCTGGGCCTGTACTGGGTCAACGCCCTGGTCTCGGAGGAACGGGCCCGCGCGCTGGGCGGCTTGACGGACCACGCCGACCAACTCCGGCTGTCCTGGAAGGCGTTCGAGAGGGAGTTCCGCCGCCTGTGGCCGACCCGGGTGGACACGTTCTTCGACGACGCCTACCTGGACCGCTTCCTGAGGCAGGTCTGGACGGAGTCCCTCGGCTACGCGGGCACCGAAATCATCCGCAGGATCATCGGCTTCGCCCACCTGACCGACCTGACGACACTGGAGGACCCGGTCGCGGCGTCACGCAGAGCACTGTTCATCGGCCGCGAACTGATAGTGAATCGCCGGGAGTTGACCGACGTGGAGTCCGTGCGGGCGGTCGTACGGGCCATGTAG
- a CDS encoding glycerol-3-phosphate dehydrogenase/oxidase — MTSQSTLQSVPALGTRPASGSHPSRAETREQLSKASYDLLVIGGGILGISTAWHAAQSGLRVALVDAGDFAGATSSASSKLLHGGLRYLQTGAVKLVAENHFERRAVSRQVAPHLANPLTFYLPVYKGGPHGAAKLGAGVFAYSALSAFGDGVGHLLSPAKAAQDVPELRTDNLKAVAVYGDDQMNDARMALMTVRAAVEAGAVVLNHAEVTGLRFTKGRVTGADLRDRQSGDEFGVNARLVLNATGPWVDHLRKMEDPNAAPSIRLSKGAHLVLKRTSPWKAALATPIDKYRITFALPWEDMLLLGTTDEEFEGDPADVAVTEKDTAQILDEAAFSVRDQQLSRDLITYSFAGLRVLPGGPGSTAKAKRETVVTEGRGGMLSVAGGKWTTFRHIGRTVMQKLEALPGAPLGDDFEPIASLPKKLPLPGVANPRAIAHRLLVDNPAPGPRMAADTAKHLATHYGSLAFDIARLANESPELGQRVHPDAPEIWAQVVYARDNEWAETTDDVLRRRTTLTIRGLATDDVRAKVQDLLDKK, encoded by the coding sequence ATGACCAGTCAGTCCACCCTGCAGTCCGTACCTGCCCTCGGTACGCGCCCGGCCTCCGGCTCCCACCCGAGCCGCGCCGAGACCCGGGAGCAGCTCTCCAAGGCGTCGTACGACCTTCTCGTGATCGGCGGCGGCATCCTGGGCATCTCCACCGCCTGGCACGCCGCGCAGTCCGGCCTCAGGGTGGCACTGGTCGACGCCGGCGACTTCGCCGGCGCCACCTCCTCCGCCTCCTCCAAGCTGCTCCACGGCGGTCTGCGCTATCTGCAGACCGGCGCGGTCAAGCTGGTGGCGGAGAACCACTTCGAGCGCCGTGCGGTCTCCCGCCAGGTGGCTCCCCACCTGGCGAACCCGCTCACCTTCTACCTCCCCGTGTACAAGGGCGGGCCGCACGGCGCCGCGAAGCTCGGGGCGGGCGTCTTCGCCTACTCCGCGCTCTCCGCGTTCGGTGACGGTGTCGGTCACCTCCTGTCCCCCGCCAAGGCGGCGCAGGACGTGCCCGAGCTGCGCACCGACAACCTCAAGGCCGTGGCCGTGTACGGCGACGACCAGATGAACGACGCGCGCATGGCGCTGATGACGGTCCGCGCGGCCGTCGAGGCGGGCGCGGTCGTGCTCAACCACGCCGAGGTGACCGGCCTCCGGTTCACCAAGGGCCGGGTGACGGGCGCGGATCTGCGTGACCGGCAGTCCGGTGACGAGTTCGGCGTGAACGCGCGGCTCGTGCTGAACGCGACCGGGCCGTGGGTGGACCACCTGCGCAAGATGGAGGACCCGAACGCGGCTCCCTCCATCCGTCTGTCCAAGGGTGCTCACCTGGTCCTGAAGCGGACGTCTCCGTGGAAGGCCGCGCTGGCCACCCCGATCGACAAGTACCGGATCACCTTCGCCCTCCCGTGGGAGGACATGCTCCTGCTCGGCACGACCGACGAGGAGTTCGAGGGCGACCCGGCCGATGTCGCGGTCACCGAGAAGGACACGGCCCAGATACTCGACGAGGCCGCGTTCTCGGTCCGCGACCAGCAGCTGTCCCGTGACCTGATCACATACTCCTTCGCGGGTCTGCGCGTGCTGCCGGGCGGCCCCGGCAGCACCGCCAAGGCCAAGCGGGAGACCGTGGTCACGGAAGGCCGTGGCGGCATGCTGTCCGTCGCGGGCGGCAAGTGGACGACCTTCCGGCACATCGGCCGTACGGTCATGCAGAAGCTGGAGGCGCTGCCGGGCGCTCCGCTGGGCGACGACTTCGAGCCCATCGCGTCCCTGCCGAAGAAGCTTCCGCTGCCCGGTGTCGCCAACCCGCGCGCGATCGCGCACCGCCTGCTGGTGGACAACCCGGCACCGGGTCCGCGCATGGCCGCCGACACGGCGAAGCATCTGGCCACGCACTACGGTTCGTTGGCCTTCGACATCGCCCGACTGGCCAACGAGAGCCCTGAACTGGGTCAGCGAGTGCATCCCGATGCGCCGGAGATCTGGGCGCAGGTCGTCTACGCGCGGGACAACGAATGGGCGGAGACCACGGACGACGTGCTGCGGCGCAGGACCACGCTGACGATTCGGGGGCTTGCCACGGACGACGTCCGGGCGAAGGTTCAGGATCTGCTCGACAAGAAGTGA
- the glpK gene encoding glycerol kinase GlpK has product MTDAHTAGPFIAAIDQGTTSSRCIVFDRDGRIVSVDQKEHEQIFPKPGWVEHNATEIWTNVEEVVAGAIQKAGITRDDIKAIGITNQRETTLLWDKNTGEPVHNAIVWQDTRTDALCKELGRNVGQDRFRRETGLPLASYFAGPKARWLLDNVEGLRERAERGDILFGTMDSWVIWNLTGGVNGGHHVTDVTNASRTMLMNLHTLEWDEKIAESIGVPLSMLPEIRSSAEVYGEVTGGKLGDLLGGIPVASALGDQQAALFGQTCFAEGEAKSTYGTGTFMLMNTGDKIINSYSGLLTTVGYRIGDEAPVYALEGSIAVTGSLVQWMRDQMGLISTAAEIETLALSVEDNGGAYFVPAFSGLFAPYWRPDARGVIAGLTRYVTKAHIARAVLEATAWQTREISDAMTKDSGVELAALKVDGGMTSNNLLMQTLSDFLDAPVVRPMVAETTCLGAAYAAGLAVGFWTSTDDLRANWRRAAEWTPNMAAEKRDREYKSWLKAVERTMGWLEDEN; this is encoded by the coding sequence GTGACCGACGCCCACACCGCCGGCCCGTTCATCGCCGCCATCGACCAGGGCACCACCTCCAGCCGCTGCATCGTCTTCGACAGGGACGGCCGTATCGTCTCGGTCGACCAGAAGGAGCACGAGCAGATCTTCCCGAAGCCGGGCTGGGTCGAGCACAACGCCACCGAGATCTGGACCAACGTCGAGGAAGTCGTCGCCGGAGCCATCCAGAAGGCCGGCATCACCCGCGACGACATCAAGGCCATCGGCATCACCAACCAGCGCGAGACCACTCTCCTCTGGGACAAGAACACCGGCGAGCCCGTCCACAACGCCATCGTCTGGCAGGACACTCGCACCGACGCGCTGTGCAAGGAGCTCGGCCGCAACGTCGGCCAGGACCGCTTCCGCCGCGAGACCGGTCTTCCCCTCGCCTCGTACTTCGCCGGCCCGAAGGCCCGCTGGCTGCTCGACAACGTCGAGGGGCTGCGTGAGCGCGCCGAGCGCGGCGACATCCTCTTCGGCACCATGGACAGCTGGGTCATCTGGAACCTGACGGGCGGTGTGAACGGCGGTCACCACGTCACCGACGTCACCAACGCCTCCCGCACCATGCTGATGAACCTCCACACGCTGGAGTGGGACGAGAAGATCGCCGAGTCCATCGGCGTGCCGCTGTCGATGCTCCCCGAGATCCGCTCCTCCGCCGAGGTCTACGGCGAGGTCACCGGCGGCAAGCTGGGCGACCTGCTCGGCGGCATCCCGGTCGCCTCGGCGCTCGGTGACCAGCAGGCGGCCCTGTTCGGCCAGACCTGTTTCGCCGAGGGCGAGGCCAAGTCGACGTACGGCACCGGCACGTTCATGCTGATGAACACCGGTGACAAGATCATCAACTCGTACTCGGGACTGCTGACGACCGTCGGCTACCGCATCGGCGACGAGGCACCGGTCTACGCCCTGGAGGGCTCGATCGCCGTCACCGGTTCGCTGGTGCAGTGGATGCGCGACCAGATGGGCCTGATCTCCACCGCCGCCGAGATCGAGACGCTCGCGCTCTCGGTCGAGGACAACGGCGGCGCGTACTTCGTGCCGGCGTTCTCCGGGCTCTTCGCCCCCTACTGGCGCCCGGACGCCCGCGGTGTGATCGCCGGCCTCACCCGGTACGTCACCAAGGCGCACATCGCCCGCGCGGTCCTGGAGGCCACCGCCTGGCAGACCCGTGAGATCAGCGACGCCATGACCAAGGACTCCGGTGTCGAGCTCGCGGCACTCAAGGTCGACGGCGGCATGACCTCCAACAACCTGCTGATGCAGACGCTCTCGGACTTCCTGGACGCGCCCGTGGTGCGCCCGATGGTCGCCGAGACCACCTGCCTCGGTGCCGCCTACGCCGCCGGTCTCGCCGTCGGCTTCTGGACCAGCACCGACGACCTGCGCGCCAACTGGCGCCGGGCCGCCGAGTGGACCCCCAACATGGCCGCGGAGAAGCGCGACCGTGAGTACAAGAGCTGGCTCAAGGCCGTCGAGCGGACCATGGGCTGGCTCGAGGACGAGAACTGA
- a CDS encoding MIP/aquaporin family protein: protein MSSSDIFIGETIGTAILILLGGGVCAAVTLKASKARNAGWLAIAFGWGFAVLTAVYTSAPLSGAHLNPAVTLALALKKDGIPWSDVPIYWGGQLLGAMIGAALVWIVYYGQFHAHLTDKEIVGAPGAQATSAKAVEAQEKGAGPVLGIFSTGPEIRVAWQNVATEVIGTFVLVLAVLTQGLNGDGKGLGTLGALITALVVVSIGLSLGGPTGYAINPARDLGPRVVHALLPLPNKGGSDWSYAWVPVVGPLIGGAIAAGIYNIAFA, encoded by the coding sequence GTGTCCAGCTCCGACATCTTCATCGGCGAGACCATCGGTACCGCCATACTCATCCTGCTCGGTGGCGGCGTGTGCGCCGCCGTCACGCTGAAGGCCTCCAAGGCCCGTAACGCCGGCTGGCTCGCCATCGCCTTCGGGTGGGGTTTCGCCGTTCTGACGGCCGTCTACACCTCGGCGCCCCTCTCCGGCGCCCACCTCAACCCGGCCGTGACGCTCGCCCTCGCGCTCAAGAAGGACGGCATCCCCTGGAGTGACGTCCCGATCTACTGGGGCGGGCAGCTGCTCGGCGCCATGATCGGTGCGGCGCTGGTCTGGATCGTCTACTACGGCCAGTTCCACGCGCACCTGACCGACAAGGAGATCGTCGGCGCTCCGGGCGCGCAGGCCACGAGCGCCAAGGCCGTCGAGGCACAGGAGAAGGGCGCCGGCCCGGTGCTGGGCATCTTCTCCACCGGCCCCGAGATCCGGGTCGCCTGGCAGAACGTCGCCACCGAGGTCATCGGCACGTTCGTGCTGGTGCTCGCCGTCCTCACGCAGGGTCTCAACGGTGACGGCAAGGGCCTGGGCACCCTGGGCGCCCTGATCACCGCGCTCGTCGTCGTCTCCATCGGTCTGTCCCTCGGTGGGCCGACCGGGTACGCGATCAACCCGGCCCGTGACCTCGGTCCGCGTGTCGTGCACGCCCTCCTGCCCCTGCCCAACAAGGGCGGCTCCGACTGGAGCTACGCCTGGGTCCCGGTCGTCGGTCCGCTGATCGGCGGCGCGATCGCTGCGGGCATCTACAACATCGCTTTCGCTTAG